Proteins co-encoded in one Halorussus vallis genomic window:
- a CDS encoding NUDIX hydrolase: protein MSTDDTAGDAASSAGEERHKNARQHVVAVDADDNEQDVVNRLDAHTGDGTRHRAFTSLVFDGDGNILLAQRAPDKRLWGTWWDGTVASHPVQGQSQEDATRQRLEEELGISPDQYDDLRLTDQFEYKRYFENAGVEHEVCAVLKLTLDDVSLDPDEEEVAGLMWVPYERLHEHPEWYRQLRLCPWFEIAMRRDTSPDHTPPEGSY, encoded by the coding sequence ATGAGTACGGACGACACGGCCGGGGACGCGGCCAGTTCCGCCGGGGAGGAGCGCCACAAGAACGCCCGACAGCACGTCGTCGCGGTCGACGCGGACGACAACGAACAGGACGTCGTCAACCGCCTCGACGCCCACACGGGCGACGGCACGCGCCACCGGGCGTTCACCTCGCTCGTGTTCGACGGCGACGGCAACATCCTGTTAGCCCAGCGCGCGCCCGACAAGCGCCTCTGGGGGACGTGGTGGGACGGCACGGTCGCCTCTCATCCCGTCCAGGGCCAGAGCCAGGAGGACGCCACCCGCCAGCGACTCGAAGAGGAACTGGGCATCTCGCCCGACCAGTACGACGACCTGCGCCTGACCGACCAGTTCGAGTACAAGCGCTACTTCGAGAACGCGGGCGTCGAACACGAGGTCTGCGCCGTGCTGAAGCTGACGCTGGACGACGTCTCGCTCGACCCCGACGAGGAGGAGGTCGCGGGCCTGATGTGGGTGCCCTACGAGCGCCTGCACGAACACCCCGAATGGTACCGACAGCTCCGGCTCTGTCCGTGGTTCGAAATCGCGATGCGCCGGGACACCTCGCCCGACCACACGCCGCCCGAAGGTTCGTACTGA
- a CDS encoding MATE family efflux transporter encodes MSGLDGFERVRQLFSRAFDQEGLDLTEGGIATPLFLLSVPIVITNLFQTAYNLADTFWVGQYKTEALAAISFAFPMVFLLISLGMGLSVAGSVMVAQNVGAGEEREAEYAASQTVAFAIVASILLGIAGYFVVDDLLRFFGAAPDVYRLAVDYMRVISLGLVFMFGFLMFISLMRGYGDTVTPMVVMFFSVLLNIILDPFLIFGWGPFPRMGLEGAAYATIFSRALALVAGLGIMFAGIRGVEIHLRDMRPNLAFAKRILRIGLPASIEGTGRALSVNLMLLVVGMFPTTVVAAFGIGTRVLSVVFMPAIAVARGVETMSGQNIGANNYDRAAETSKFAAKAMFVVLSLVGVVGWIWAEPIVGVFTTNADVVDVGVTFMRYVAPTFGFMGIMRSYNGSFRGAGKTLTAAAISVGTLGLLRLPFAWVAANELGSSGIWLSFAVTNVVGAALAYAWYQRDTWREVDLARGPGPAPGDD; translated from the coding sequence GTGAGCGGCCTCGACGGGTTCGAGCGGGTTCGCCAGCTCTTCTCGCGGGCGTTCGACCAAGAGGGCCTCGATCTGACCGAGGGCGGCATCGCCACGCCGCTGTTCCTGCTGTCGGTTCCCATCGTCATCACCAACCTGTTCCAGACCGCCTACAACCTCGCCGACACCTTCTGGGTCGGCCAGTACAAGACCGAGGCGCTGGCGGCCATCAGCTTCGCGTTCCCGATGGTGTTCCTGCTCATCTCGCTCGGGATGGGGCTGTCGGTCGCGGGCAGCGTGATGGTCGCCCAGAACGTCGGGGCCGGCGAGGAGCGCGAGGCCGAGTACGCCGCGTCCCAGACGGTCGCGTTCGCCATCGTCGCCTCGATACTGCTGGGTATCGCCGGCTACTTCGTCGTCGACGACCTCCTGCGGTTCTTCGGCGCCGCCCCCGACGTCTACCGGCTCGCGGTCGACTACATGCGGGTCATCTCGCTGGGGCTGGTGTTCATGTTCGGCTTCCTGATGTTCATCTCGCTGATGCGGGGCTACGGCGACACCGTGACGCCGATGGTCGTGATGTTCTTCTCGGTTCTGCTGAACATCATCCTCGACCCGTTCCTCATCTTCGGGTGGGGGCCGTTCCCCCGGATGGGCTTGGAGGGCGCGGCGTACGCCACCATCTTCTCGCGAGCGCTGGCGCTCGTCGCGGGCCTCGGCATCATGTTCGCCGGCATCCGCGGCGTCGAGATACACCTCCGGGACATGCGGCCGAACCTCGCGTTCGCCAAGCGCATCCTCCGAATCGGCCTACCGGCGTCCATCGAGGGCACCGGGCGGGCGCTCTCGGTCAACCTGATGCTGCTGGTGGTTGGGATGTTCCCCACGACGGTGGTCGCGGCGTTCGGCATCGGCACCCGGGTGCTGTCGGTCGTCTTCATGCCGGCCATCGCGGTCGCGCGCGGCGTCGAAACCATGTCGGGCCAGAACATCGGCGCGAACAACTACGACCGCGCCGCCGAGACGAGCAAGTTCGCCGCCAAGGCCATGTTCGTCGTGCTCTCGCTAGTCGGGGTCGTCGGCTGGATCTGGGCCGAACCCATCGTCGGGGTGTTCACCACCAACGCCGACGTGGTCGACGTCGGCGTGACGTTCATGCGCTACGTCGCGCCGACGTTCGGCTTCATGGGCATCATGCGCTCGTACAACGGAAGCTTCCGCGGGGCGGGCAAGACGCTGACCGCCGCCGCCATCTCGGTGGGGACGCTCGGCCTGCTCCGACTCCCGTTCGCCTGGGTCGCCGCCAACGAACTCGGTTCGAGCGGTATCTGGCTCTCGTTCGCGGTGACGAACGTCGTGGGGGCCGCGCTCGCGTACGCGTGGTACCAGCGCGACACCTGGCGCGAGGTCGACCTCGCGCGCGGCCCCGGCCCCGCTCCGGGTGACGATTGA
- the guaA gene encoding glutamine-hydrolyzing GMP synthase, whose protein sequence is MVNTDEFVDEAVAEIREQVGDAHAIIALSGGVDSSVAAALAYEAIGDQLTPVYVDTGLMRKGETEQIEETFSYMESLEVVHAQDRFLGALEGVVDPEEKRAVIGEQFIREFETVARETDAEYLVQGTIYPDRIESEGNIKSHHNVGGLPDVVDFEGIVEPVRDLYKDEVREVARALDLEEIVAERMPFPGPGLAVRVIGEVTREKVDVAREACHVVEEELEEYDPWQAFAAVIGKATGVKGDNRVHGWVVSVRSVESRDGMTARAQEIDWETLQRIQSRITGENENVARVVYDVTHKPPATIEYE, encoded by the coding sequence ATGGTGAACACCGACGAATTCGTCGACGAGGCAGTCGCGGAGATTCGCGAGCAGGTCGGCGACGCCCACGCCATCATCGCGCTGTCGGGTGGCGTCGACTCCTCGGTCGCAGCCGCGCTGGCCTACGAGGCCATCGGCGACCAGTTGACGCCAGTCTACGTCGACACGGGCCTGATGCGAAAGGGCGAAACCGAACAGATAGAGGAGACGTTCTCCTACATGGAGAGCCTCGAAGTCGTCCACGCCCAGGACCGCTTCCTCGGCGCGCTGGAGGGCGTCGTCGACCCCGAGGAGAAGCGCGCGGTCATCGGCGAGCAGTTCATCCGGGAGTTCGAGACGGTCGCCCGCGAGACCGACGCGGAGTACCTGGTCCAGGGGACCATCTACCCCGACCGCATCGAGAGCGAGGGCAACATCAAGTCCCACCACAACGTCGGCGGCCTGCCCGACGTCGTGGACTTCGAGGGCATCGTCGAACCGGTCCGGGACCTCTACAAGGACGAGGTCCGGGAGGTGGCGCGCGCGCTCGATCTGGAGGAAATCGTCGCCGAGCGCATGCCGTTCCCCGGTCCCGGACTCGCGGTCCGGGTCATCGGCGAGGTCACCCGCGAGAAGGTCGACGTGGCCCGCGAGGCGTGCCACGTCGTCGAGGAGGAACTGGAGGAGTACGACCCCTGGCAGGCGTTCGCCGCGGTCATCGGCAAGGCCACGGGCGTCAAGGGCGACAACCGGGTCCACGGCTGGGTCGTCTCGGTCCGGTCGGTCGAGTCCCGCGACGGGATGACCGCCCGCGCCCAGGAGATCGACTGGGAGACCCTCCAGCGCATCCAGAGTCGCATCACCGGCGAGAACGAGAACGTCGCGCGGGTGGTGTACGACGTGACCCACAAGCCGCCCGCCACAATCGAGTACGAGTGA
- the pyrG gene encoding glutamine hydrolyzing CTP synthase, whose amino-acid sequence MPTEPETEYDPSLGNKFIFVTGGVMSGLGKGITAASTGRLLANAGFDVTAVKIDPYLNVDAGTMNPYQHGEVYVLKDGGEVDLDLGNYERFLDIDMTFDHNVTTGKTYQHVIQKERAGDYLGKTVQIIPHITNDIKRRVREAAEGHDVCIVEVGGTVGDIEGMPFLEALRQFAHEEDDEDFLLTHVTLVPYSKNGEQKTKPTQHSVKELRSIGLQPDILVGRCEDELDPSTKEKIALFCDVPTDAVFSNPDVEDIYHVPLMVEEEGLDEYVMERFGLTDRAIPAAERDNEWRELVTREKTGDVDIALVGKYDLEDAYLSVNEALKHAGLEKSVDVNVLWVDSEEMARNHEERLREADGIVVPGGFGSRGTEGKIEAIRYARENGVPFLGLCLGFQLAVVEFARNVLDLEGAHSAEIEPETSHPVIDLLPEQYDLEDLGGTMRLGAHETEIQPGSLAERVYGADACTERHRHRYEVNPEYFDSFEDTDLVFSGRSGNRMEILELADHPYFFGTQFHPEFRSRPTRASPPFVGLLDAVLESADEDAPEVEA is encoded by the coding sequence ATGCCGACCGAACCGGAAACTGAGTACGACCCTTCTCTCGGAAACAAGTTCATTTTCGTCACCGGGGGCGTCATGTCGGGACTCGGCAAGGGCATCACGGCCGCCAGCACCGGCCGTCTGCTCGCCAACGCCGGGTTCGACGTGACGGCAGTCAAAATCGACCCGTACCTCAACGTGGACGCGGGTACGATGAACCCCTACCAGCACGGCGAGGTGTACGTCCTGAAGGACGGCGGCGAGGTCGACCTCGACCTGGGGAACTACGAGCGGTTCCTCGACATCGACATGACGTTCGACCACAACGTCACGACGGGCAAGACCTACCAGCACGTCATTCAGAAGGAGCGCGCCGGCGACTACCTCGGCAAGACGGTCCAGATCATCCCCCACATCACCAACGACATCAAGCGGCGCGTCCGCGAGGCCGCCGAGGGCCACGACGTCTGCATCGTGGAGGTCGGCGGCACCGTCGGCGACATCGAGGGGATGCCCTTCCTGGAGGCGCTCCGGCAGTTCGCCCACGAGGAGGACGACGAGGACTTCCTGCTGACCCACGTCACGCTCGTCCCCTACTCGAAGAACGGCGAGCAGAAGACCAAGCCGACCCAGCACTCCGTGAAGGAACTCCGGTCCATCGGCCTCCAGCCCGACATCCTGGTCGGCCGGTGCGAGGACGAACTCGACCCCTCGACCAAGGAGAAGATTGCGCTATTCTGCGACGTGCCGACCGACGCCGTCTTCTCGAACCCCGACGTCGAGGACATCTACCACGTCCCGCTGATGGTCGAGGAGGAGGGCTTGGACGAGTACGTGATGGAGCGGTTCGGCCTGACCGACCGAGCGATTCCGGCGGCCGAGCGCGACAACGAGTGGCGCGAACTGGTCACCCGTGAGAAGACCGGCGATGTCGACATCGCGCTGGTGGGCAAGTACGACCTCGAAGACGCCTACCTCTCGGTCAACGAGGCGCTCAAGCACGCCGGCCTGGAGAAGAGCGTCGACGTGAACGTGCTGTGGGTCGACAGCGAGGAAATGGCCCGCAACCACGAGGAACGCCTGCGCGAGGCCGACGGCATCGTCGTCCCCGGCGGCTTCGGCTCACGGGGAACTGAGGGCAAGATAGAGGCCATCCGGTACGCCCGCGAGAACGGCGTGCCGTTTCTCGGCCTCTGTCTGGGCTTCCAGTTGGCGGTCGTGGAGTTCGCCCGGAACGTCCTCGATCTGGAGGGCGCCCACTCCGCCGAAATCGAGCCCGAGACGTCCCATCCGGTCATCGACCTCCTGCCCGAGCAGTACGACCTCGAGGACCTCGGCGGGACGATGCGACTCGGCGCCCACGAAACCGAGATTCAGCCGGGGTCGCTCGCCGAGCGGGTGTACGGCGCCGACGCCTGCACTGAGCGCCACCGCCACCGCTACGAGGTCAACCCCGAGTACTTCGACTCCTTCGAGGACACCGACCTCGTCTTCTCGGGACGCTCCGGGAATCGGATGGAGATTCTGGAACTGGCCGACCACCCGTACTTCTTCGGCACGCAGTTCCACCCCGAGTTCCGCTCGCGGCCGACCCGCGCGAGTCCGCCGTTCGTCGGCCTGCTCGACGCGGTGTTGGAGTCCGCCGACGAGGACGCTCCGGAGGTCGAAGCCTGA
- a CDS encoding MogA/MoaB family molybdenum cofactor biosynthesis protein: MVDFQSRDRRRGTEDEDDEDDSGRPLDEPEEEPHDHEDHAKKGHHHEHDVESLSAAVVTISSSRSLSNDPAGDAIVAALDDEGHDVVNRELIADDYDGVQSSLNALVRRDDVDAVVTTGGTGVTPDDVTIEAARPLFDKELPGFGELFRTLSYDEIGTKVVGTRATAGVANGVPVFCLPGSENAARLGAEEIIVAEAGHLAGLAKPDDEEGEDEDGS, encoded by the coding sequence ATGGTCGATTTCCAATCTCGCGACAGGCGCCGCGGAACGGAAGACGAAGACGACGAGGACGACTCCGGACGACCCCTCGACGAACCAGAAGAGGAGCCCCACGACCACGAGGACCACGCGAAGAAGGGCCACCACCACGAACACGACGTGGAGTCGCTGAGCGCGGCCGTAGTCACGATTTCCTCGTCGCGGTCGCTCTCGAACGACCCGGCGGGCGACGCCATCGTCGCGGCGCTGGACGACGAGGGTCACGACGTGGTCAACCGAGAACTCATCGCCGACGACTACGACGGCGTCCAGAGTTCGCTGAACGCGCTGGTGCGGCGCGACGACGTGGACGCGGTGGTCACGACCGGTGGGACCGGCGTCACGCCCGACGACGTGACCATCGAGGCCGCCCGGCCGCTGTTCGACAAGGAACTGCCGGGCTTCGGCGAACTGTTCCGCACCCTCTCGTACGACGAGATCGGCACGAAGGTCGTCGGCACGCGCGCGACCGCGGGAGTCGCCAACGGTGTGCCGGTCTTCTGCCTGCCGGGGAGCGAGAACGCCGCCCGCCTCGGGGCCGAGGAGATAATCGTCGCGGAGGCCGGCCACCTCGCGGGGCTGGCCAAGCCAGACGATGAAGAAGGCGAAGACGAAGACGGGTCGTAG
- a CDS encoding TetR/AcrR family transcriptional regulator: MSDSPPTDDIMRATYRALCEHGYADVTMEDIAAKSEKSKSALHYHYESKHALLLSFLDDLLESFTERLDAVDGETPRDRLGATVDAVLDPDAEGPDREFKTAVLEMKAQGPYDDAFRRRLADFDRTLHDRFADALAAGVESGDFRSDLDVDETAEFFVTVCNGAQTRSVAVGRSTERTRRTLERYVESDVLATADPPGAER, translated from the coding sequence ATGTCGGACTCACCACCCACCGACGATATCATGCGCGCGACCTACCGCGCGCTCTGCGAGCACGGCTACGCCGACGTGACGATGGAGGACATCGCCGCGAAGTCCGAGAAGAGTAAGTCGGCGCTCCACTACCACTACGAGAGCAAGCACGCCCTGTTGCTCTCGTTCCTCGACGACCTGCTGGAGTCGTTCACCGAGCGCCTCGACGCGGTCGACGGGGAGACGCCCCGCGACCGACTCGGGGCGACCGTCGACGCGGTGCTCGACCCGGACGCCGAGGGGCCCGACCGCGAGTTCAAGACCGCGGTGCTGGAGATGAAAGCCCAGGGCCCCTACGACGACGCCTTCCGGCGGCGACTCGCCGACTTCGACCGGACGCTCCACGACCGCTTCGCCGACGCGCTCGCGGCGGGCGTCGAGTCGGGCGACTTCCGCTCGGACCTCGACGTGGACGAGACGGCCGAGTTCTTCGTGACGGTCTGCAACGGCGCCCAGACCCGTAGCGTCGCGGTCGGCCGCTCGACCGAACGGACCCGACGAACGCTCGAACGCTACGTCGAATCGGACGTCCTCGCGACGGCCGACCCGCCGGGGGCCGAACGGTGA
- a CDS encoding alpha/beta hydrolase, translated as MNSEDLPIPGGRDVRATLDEPDSGSARSIVVACSPHPQHRGHRGDARLKAVSEYLVARGIACLRFDYGEWDEGYGEREDARNALRWARERYDRVGIFGFSFGTAVAALAAASVDPQPEAVSLLAPTPRLADDLDTVAALDDVESPIQVVYGTRDDTVDWEPVVERARELDHEVVEISGDHFFVGQHEKVADAVGGFLAERLG; from the coding sequence ATGAACTCCGAGGACCTGCCGATTCCGGGCGGCCGCGACGTGCGCGCGACGCTCGACGAACCGGACTCGGGAAGCGCACGCTCGATAGTCGTGGCGTGTTCGCCCCATCCCCAGCACCGCGGCCACCGCGGCGACGCCCGCCTGAAGGCCGTGAGCGAGTATCTCGTCGCTCGCGGCATCGCCTGCCTGCGCTTCGACTACGGCGAGTGGGACGAGGGCTACGGCGAGCGCGAGGACGCCCGCAACGCCCTGCGGTGGGCGCGCGAGCGCTACGACCGCGTCGGCATCTTCGGGTTCAGTTTCGGCACCGCGGTCGCCGCGCTCGCCGCGGCGAGCGTCGACCCCCAACCCGAAGCCGTCTCGTTGCTCGCGCCGACCCCGCGGCTGGCCGACGACCTCGACACCGTCGCGGCGCTCGACGACGTCGAGAGCCCGATCCAAGTCGTCTACGGGACCCGCGACGACACCGTCGACTGGGAACCGGTGGTCGAGCGCGCCCGCGAACTGGACCACGAGGTCGTCGAGATATCCGGCGACCACTTCTTCGTGGGCCAACACGAGAAGGTCGCCGACGCGGTGGGCGGCTTTCTGGCCGAGCGCCTCGGATAG
- a CDS encoding desampylase: MSTVTLPRELRKEMVAHAREGAPEEVCGILAGMDESGARRVEARHPAANVASTPRTNYELDPREQLELMEAVEDAGREVVGFYHSHPAGPTGPSATDAAEATWPGKSYLIVSLSGDSASVGSWRWTGEEFSREEVRVVDSDGR; this comes from the coding sequence GTGTCGACCGTCACGCTCCCGAGGGAACTCCGAAAAGAGATGGTCGCCCACGCGCGCGAGGGTGCGCCCGAGGAGGTCTGCGGAATCCTCGCTGGGATGGACGAGTCGGGCGCGCGCCGCGTCGAAGCTCGCCACCCCGCCGCGAACGTCGCATCGACGCCACGGACGAACTACGAACTCGACCCGCGCGAGCAGTTGGAACTGATGGAGGCCGTCGAGGACGCCGGCCGGGAGGTCGTGGGGTTCTACCACTCGCACCCGGCGGGGCCGACGGGGCCGAGCGCCACCGACGCGGCGGAGGCGACCTGGCCGGGAAAGTCGTATCTCATCGTCTCGCTGTCCGGGGACTCAGCGTCGGTCGGGTCGTGGCGCTGGACCGGCGAGGAGTTCTCGCGGGAGGAAGTGCGGGTCGTTGATTCGGATGGAAGATAG
- a CDS encoding DUF2391 family protein, translating into MSYDRQESTAAADELDTDPDIEDVFEELEELEEIVDTPAEREQVRETIRVLRRTRTRRTFGRLRDSFDSRDVGEGLVGAFVFGMPMVVEEGTLEIGEFIARRPLLFAVTVAVGVTLVLGILHAVRFEEVEADLLFGVIPIRLVSTLTISAGMAAVLMTIWGRADWAAPSVAAGQITVTAIVMAVGASLGDVLPGT; encoded by the coding sequence ATGAGCTACGACCGCCAGGAGTCGACGGCCGCCGCCGACGAACTCGATACGGACCCGGACATCGAGGACGTGTTCGAGGAACTGGAAGAACTGGAGGAGATCGTGGACACGCCCGCCGAACGCGAGCAGGTCCGCGAGACGATTCGGGTGCTGCGCCGGACCCGGACCCGGCGGACGTTCGGGCGACTCCGCGACAGCTTCGACTCCCGCGACGTGGGTGAGGGCCTCGTCGGCGCCTTCGTGTTCGGCATGCCGATGGTCGTCGAGGAGGGCACGCTGGAGATCGGCGAGTTCATCGCTCGACGTCCGCTGCTGTTCGCCGTCACGGTCGCGGTCGGCGTGACGCTCGTCCTCGGCATCCTCCACGCGGTCCGGTTCGAGGAGGTCGAGGCCGACCTGCTGTTCGGCGTGATTCCGATTCGACTGGTGAGCACGCTGACCATCTCCGCGGGGATGGCCGCCGTGCTGATGACCATCTGGGGCCGAGCCGACTGGGCCGCGCCGTCGGTCGCCGCGGGCCAAATCACGGTGACCGCCATCGTGATGGCGGTGGGCGCGTCGCTCGGCGACGTGCTTCCGGGAACGTGA
- a CDS encoding zinc-binding dehydrogenase — protein MKAVQFEEHGDRDVLEYGDFPDPTPDRDEVLVDVKAGALNHLDIWTRRGMPGIDLDMPHVPGSDAAGVVLEVGEDVTRFEAGDRVALSAGVSCGKCEHCRHGEHSLCVNYHIIGEHVRGVHSEMAAIPADNLVPVPQGVDWETAAAAPLVFQTAWRMLVTRADVDPGEKVLVLGASGGVGHAAVQIADYLGAEVYATGSTDEKLDHARDLGADYAINYAEEDFADRIRELTDKRGVDVVVDHIGEQTYPDSLKSLAKGGRIVTCGATTGPNPGAGLNRIFWNQLSVIGSTMATHGEADDVLELVWEGEFEPAIREVLPMSEAARAHEMLEEREGFGKVVVVPDSEYDR, from the coding sequence ATGAAGGCCGTTCAGTTCGAGGAGCACGGCGACCGGGACGTACTGGAGTACGGCGACTTCCCCGACCCGACGCCCGACCGCGACGAGGTGCTGGTCGACGTCAAGGCCGGGGCGCTCAACCACCTGGACATCTGGACCCGGCGCGGCATGCCGGGCATCGACCTCGACATGCCCCACGTTCCGGGCAGCGACGCCGCGGGCGTCGTCCTGGAGGTCGGCGAGGACGTGACCCGGTTCGAGGCTGGCGACCGCGTTGCGCTGTCTGCGGGCGTCTCCTGCGGCAAGTGCGAACACTGTCGCCACGGCGAGCACTCGCTGTGCGTCAACTACCACATCATCGGCGAACACGTCCGGGGCGTCCACAGCGAGATGGCCGCGATTCCGGCCGACAACCTCGTCCCCGTCCCGCAGGGCGTCGACTGGGAAACCGCCGCGGCCGCGCCGCTCGTCTTCCAGACCGCCTGGCGGATGCTGGTCACCCGCGCCGACGTCGACCCCGGCGAGAAGGTGCTGGTACTCGGGGCCTCGGGCGGCGTCGGCCACGCCGCGGTCCAGATCGCCGACTATCTCGGTGCGGAGGTGTACGCCACCGGGAGCACCGACGAGAAACTCGACCACGCCCGGGACCTCGGCGCCGACTACGCCATCAACTACGCCGAGGAGGACTTCGCCGACCGCATCCGCGAACTCACCGACAAGCGCGGGGTCGACGTGGTGGTCGACCACATCGGCGAGCAGACCTACCCCGACTCGCTCAAGAGTCTGGCGAAGGGCGGGCGCATCGTCACCTGCGGCGCGACGACCGGCCCGAACCCCGGCGCGGGGCTCAACCGCATCTTCTGGAACCAGCTTTCGGTCATCGGGTCGACGATGGCGACCCACGGCGAGGCCGACGACGTGCTCGAACTCGTCTGGGAGGGCGAGTTCGAACCCGCCATCCGGGAGGTCCTGCCGATGAGCGAGGCCGCCCGCGCCCACGAGATGCTCGAAGAGCGCGAGGGATTCGGGAAGGTCGTCGTGGTCCCCGACAGCGAGTACGACCGCTGA
- a CDS encoding PspA/IM30 family protein, whose amino-acid sequence MGVLSRLSYVVRSKINAALNRAEDPAETLDYSYEQLRDELQEVKQGIADLTTQKKRLEIQKRKLEENVEKHNDQARQAVSQDREDLARKALEKKKTKMNQIDDLESQIASLQNTQDQLVEKKDELQNRIEEFRTKKESMKARYQAAEAQTRVSEAMTGAGNEMEDVGRAIERAEERTEDMEARSEAMDELQDSGVFEDALSDKDSLDRELEEVQASGEVDAELETLKAEMGKGSTETTETESSADAESETDLEAELETETEADSDVGDEEIEQELEEIRDDEEQ is encoded by the coding sequence ATGGGAGTACTCTCACGCCTGTCGTACGTCGTCCGGTCGAAGATAAACGCCGCGCTCAACCGGGCCGAGGACCCCGCCGAAACCCTCGATTACTCCTACGAACAGCTACGCGACGAGCTACAGGAAGTGAAGCAGGGCATCGCCGACCTCACGACGCAGAAGAAGCGCCTCGAGATACAGAAGCGCAAACTCGAGGAGAACGTCGAGAAGCACAACGACCAGGCTCGTCAGGCCGTCAGCCAGGACCGCGAGGACCTCGCCCGCAAGGCCCTGGAGAAGAAGAAGACGAAGATGAACCAGATCGACGACCTGGAGAGCCAGATAGCGAGCCTGCAGAACACCCAGGACCAACTGGTCGAGAAGAAGGACGAACTCCAGAACCGCATCGAGGAGTTCCGCACTAAGAAGGAGAGCATGAAGGCCCGCTACCAGGCCGCCGAGGCACAGACCCGCGTCTCGGAGGCCATGACCGGTGCCGGAAACGAGATGGAGGACGTCGGCCGGGCCATCGAACGCGCCGAGGAGCGCACCGAGGACATGGAGGCTCGTTCCGAGGCGATGGACGAACTCCAGGATTCGGGCGTCTTCGAGGACGCGCTGTCGGACAAGGACAGTCTCGACCGCGAACTCGAAGAGGTTCAGGCCTCCGGCGAGGTCGACGCCGAACTCGAGACGCTGAAGGCCGAGATGGGCAAGGGGTCGACCGAGACGACCGAAACCGAGTCGAGCGCCGACGCCGAGTCCGAAACCGACCTCGAAGCCGAACTCGAAACCGAGACGGAAGCCGACTCCGACGTCGGCGACGAGGAGATAGAGCAGGAACTCGAAGAGATTCGCGACGACGAGGAGCAGTAG